The following are from one region of the Paenibacillus sp. JZ16 genome:
- a CDS encoding diaminopimelate dehydrogenase gives MKASIKVGIVGYGNLGKGVQKAIGQNPDLELVAIFTRRDPQQMPANSGARFEHISAAEQYIGKIDVMILCGGSATDLPEQTPQLASMFNTVDSFDTHAKIPEFFEEVNKAAMGGGHVSVISTGWDPGLFSMNRLLAEAILPEGKDYTFWGKGVSQGHSDAIRRVPGVKAGVQYTVPVEEVINQIRSGETPELATREKHRRDCFVVAEEGADQEQIRQTIVSMPNYFSDYDTTVTFITQEELEAEHAGMPHGGFVIRSGVTGSGNKQIVEFGLKLDSNPEFTASVLVSYARAAHRLSREGQQGAKTVFDIPLGYLSPKSAEELRSELL, from the coding sequence TTGAAAGCATCTATTAAAGTAGGGATCGTAGGTTATGGAAATTTGGGCAAAGGCGTACAGAAAGCCATCGGGCAAAATCCGGATTTGGAGCTGGTAGCCATCTTCACGCGCAGAGACCCGCAGCAAATGCCGGCCAATTCCGGTGCTCGCTTCGAGCATATATCAGCGGCAGAGCAATATATCGGCAAGATTGACGTTATGATTCTGTGCGGCGGTTCGGCTACGGATTTGCCTGAGCAAACACCACAGCTTGCCAGCATGTTCAATACGGTAGACAGCTTTGACACACACGCGAAAATCCCTGAGTTTTTCGAGGAAGTCAACAAAGCGGCGATGGGCGGAGGCCATGTCAGCGTCATTTCGACAGGCTGGGATCCGGGCTTGTTCTCCATGAATCGTCTGCTTGCCGAAGCGATTTTGCCGGAAGGTAAGGATTATACCTTCTGGGGCAAAGGCGTGAGCCAGGGCCACTCGGATGCCATCCGTCGTGTTCCCGGGGTGAAGGCAGGCGTTCAATACACGGTTCCAGTAGAAGAGGTTATCAACCAAATCCGTTCTGGTGAAACACCGGAGCTTGCCACACGCGAGAAGCACCGGAGAGATTGCTTCGTCGTAGCGGAAGAAGGCGCGGACCAAGAGCAAATCCGTCAAACGATTGTGTCGATGCCTAACTATTTTTCCGATTACGATACAACCGTAACTTTCATTACGCAAGAAGAGCTTGAAGCTGAGCATGCAGGCATGCCTCATGGCGGATTTGTCATTCGCAGCGGCGTAACCGGAAGCGGTAATAAACAAATTGTTGAATTTGGCCTGAAGCTTGACAGCAATCCGGAATTTACGGCCAGTGTGCTGGTATCTTATGCAAGAGCTGCCCATCGTTTGAGCAGAGAGGGACAGCAAGGCGCCAAGACGGTGTTTGATATCCCGCTGGGATACTTATCTCCAAAATCGGCTGAAGAGCTCCGCAGCGAGCTTCTATAA
- a CDS encoding suppressor of fused domain protein, which yields MTHEENAAGWDAIDEQLLKLYGEQEPKHYGALIPYALGGSDPLNGISAYTSNAPFPHWHMVTYGFSELYDKESDNLEESGYGFELTFRLAKREGEEEPPAWALNLLQNMGRYVFNSGNVFRSGDYLDANGPICLGTDTQLTALAFTLDPELPGMDTPNGRVEFLQMVGITREELEAMQTWNTLGVLQACAEYMPQYITDLDRDSLLKMPSISEAVDRGRKQEGSNTGFLYVSQLAFEPGKKGWFSKTPATLQIGAKQAEIIGKLLQGRILKDKKLSLVGSDVRVVFEPGEESRWTAEDGDVTLVLDDRTAGEFSSRLLPQVSTFELSGLQGIRIEVLKTEIKDQEGNVVQVIG from the coding sequence GACGAGCAGCTGTTGAAGCTGTACGGGGAGCAGGAGCCGAAACATTACGGAGCCCTAATTCCTTATGCTCTTGGAGGATCCGATCCGCTGAATGGAATCAGCGCTTATACGTCGAATGCCCCTTTTCCCCATTGGCATATGGTCACTTATGGCTTTAGCGAGCTGTATGACAAGGAGTCGGACAATCTGGAGGAGAGCGGTTACGGATTCGAATTGACGTTCAGGCTGGCTAAGCGGGAGGGCGAGGAAGAGCCGCCGGCGTGGGCGCTAAATCTGCTTCAGAACATGGGGAGATACGTGTTTAACAGCGGGAATGTTTTTCGCTCGGGGGATTATTTGGATGCCAATGGGCCGATCTGCCTGGGAACCGATACGCAATTGACCGCACTCGCCTTCACCCTGGATCCCGAGCTGCCGGGGATGGATACGCCGAATGGTCGGGTAGAATTCCTGCAGATGGTTGGCATCACACGTGAAGAGCTCGAGGCGATGCAGACATGGAATACGCTTGGCGTATTACAAGCTTGTGCGGAATATATGCCGCAGTACATAACGGACCTGGATCGGGATTCGCTGCTGAAGATGCCTTCGATTTCAGAAGCCGTTGATCGGGGGAGAAAACAAGAGGGCTCGAACACCGGATTTCTCTACGTGAGCCAGCTGGCTTTTGAACCGGGGAAGAAGGGCTGGTTCAGTAAAACTCCGGCCACCTTACAAATAGGCGCCAAGCAGGCCGAAATTATCGGGAAGCTGCTGCAGGGCCGAATTCTGAAAGATAAGAAACTGAGCCTAGTAGGCTCGGATGTTCGGGTCGTTTTTGAGCCGGGGGAAGAGAGTCGCTGGACTGCAGAGGATGGAGATGTTACCCTTGTTTTGGACGATCGGACCGCGGGTGAATTTTCAAGCCGATTGCTGCCGCAGGTCAGCACCTTCGAGCTTTCTGGCTTGCAAGGAATTCGGATTGAAGTCCTGAAGACGGAAATCAAGGATCAAGAAGGAAATGTTGTACAAGTTATCGGATAG